One region of Miscanthus floridulus cultivar M001 chromosome 19, ASM1932011v1, whole genome shotgun sequence genomic DNA includes:
- the LOC136528312 gene encoding uncharacterized protein: MGMEHFMSSANPSAGFALYGNEATEEMKRLQGLRAETLKETYQSTESRDVAIRCPIPCKSSRRYREHDLRAPQDLSEFILSKASPPYFMGSPPVRATNPLVHDAQFCAWKVHNVDQSIGIPIPAKSYNARYCAGTESFTKA, from the exons ATGGGTATGGAACATTTCATGAGTTCTGCAAACCCTTCAGCAG GTTTTGCATTGTATGGAAATGAAGCAACAGAGGAAATGAAAAGGCTACAAGGTCTAAGAGCAGAAACACTGAAGGAAACCTACCAAAGCACAGAAAGCAGAGATGTAGCGATCAGGTGTCCAATACCATGCAAAAGCAGCAG GAGGTATAGGGAACATGACTTGAGAGCCCCGCAAGATCTTTCTGAGTTTATTCTTAGCAAG GCTTCACCTCCATACTTTATGGGATCCCCACCAGTTCGTGCAACCAATCCTCTTGTTCATGATGCACAATTCTGTGCGTGGAAAGTGCACAACGTAGATCAGTCAATAGGAATTCCTATACCAGCCAAGAGTTACAATGCTCGCTACTGTGCAGGAACAGAATCTTTTACGAAGGCTTAA
- the LOC136528311 gene encoding cryptochrome DASH, chloroplastic/mitochondrial-like, with protein sequence MSAVPSSSSFRSVSGAAVPSLGADEACAVADEAFQRYTSPSLRRDGVGVAVVWFRNDLRVLDNETLLRAWAASEAVLPVYCVDPRVFAGSTHYFGLPKTGALRAQFLIECLGDLKQSRKKGLDLLVRHGKPEEILPSIAKAVSAHTIYAHKETCSEELLVERLVSKGLEQVQIGQGGASVPKKPLNPRLQLIWGATTYHIDDLPFPVNNLPDVYTQFRKAVESKSLVRNCTKLPLSLCPPPSSSIDEIGGWGTIPTAESLGLSVTKSEKGMHFIGGEKAALGRVHEYFWKKDQLKDYKVTRNGMLGPDYSTKFSPWLASGSLSPRYICEEVKRYEKQRVANDSTYWVLFELIWRDYFRFLSAKYGNAIFHLGGPRKVVSKWSQDQALLESWRDGRTRYPLIDANMRELSATGFMSNRGRQIVCPFLVRDMGIDWRMGAEWFETCLFDYDPASNYGSWTYGAGVGNDPREDRYFSIPKQAKTYDPEGEYVAYWLTELRSLTKERRNFPGASYIRQIVPLKFDGENQKDQQFNRQRRPNNTYRRQVK encoded by the exons ATGAGCGCCGTCCCATCGAGCTCCTCGTTCCGTTCGGTGAGCGGTGCGGCGGTGCCTTCCCTCGGCGCCGACGAGGCCTGTGCAGTGGCAGACGAGGCCTTCCAGAGGTACACGTCGCCGAGCTTGAGGAGAGACGGCGTCGGGGTGGCCGTCGTGTGGTTCAGGAACGACCTCCGAGTTCTTGATAACGAGACGCTTCTGCGCGCGTGGGCGGCTTCAGAGGCTGTCCTGCCGGTGTACTGCGTCGATCCACGGGTCTTTGCGGGGAGCACGCATTACTTTGGGCTCCCCAAGACGGGAG CATTGAGGGCGCAGTTCTTGATAGAGTGTTTAGGAGACCTGAAGCAGAGTAGGAAAAAGGGCCTCGATTTGCTAGTCCGTCATGGCAAGCCTGAAGAGATCCTTCCATCAATTGCAAAGGCTGTCAGTGCACACACA ATTTATGCTCACAAGGAAACCTGTAGCGAAGAGCTCCTTGTCGAACGCCTCGTGAGCAAAGGCTTGGAACAAGTTCAGATTGGTCAAGGAGGAGCATCTGTCCCGAAGAAACCTCTGAACCCCAGGTTGCAGCTCATCTGGGGAGCAACAACGTACCACATCGATGACCTCCCGTTCCCAGTTAACAACTTGCCAGACGTGTACACACAGTTCAGAAAG GCAGTTGAATCGAAGTCTTTGGTTAGGAACTGCACCAAGTTGCCGCTGTCGCTCTGTCCGCCCCCTAGTTCCAGCATAGATGAGATTGGAGGATGGGGGACCATACCAACAGCAGAGTCACTAGGCCTGAGCGTTACAAAG TCTGAGAAAGGAATGCATTTCATAGGAGGAGAGAAAGCAGCTCTTGGTAGAGTACATGAGTACTTCTGGAAGAAGGATCAGTTGAAAGACTACAAGGTGACTAGGAATGGCATGTTAGGTCCAGACTACTCCACAAAGTTCTCTCCTTGGCTTGCTTCTGGCAGTCTTTCGCCACGTTATATTTGTGAAGAG GTGAAGAGATATGAGAAGCAAAGAGTGGCAAATGATTCTACATATTG GGTTTTATTTGAGTTGATATGGAGAGACTACTTCCGATTTCTATCAGCAAAATATGGGAACGCCATATTTCACCTGG GAGGTCCGAGGAAAGTAGTATCAAAGTGGAGTCAGGACCAAGCACTGCTTGAATCATGGAGAGATGGTCGAACTAG ATATCCTCTTATTGATGCCAACATGAGGGAGCTTTCAGCCACCGGTTTCATGTCCAACCGTGGTCGTCAG ATTGTCTGCCCATTTCTTGTCCGAGATATGGGTATTGATTGGCGAATGGGAGCCGAATGGTTCGAGACATGCTTATTCGATTATGACCCAGCTTCAAATTATGGCAGTTGGACATATGGAGCAG GAGTTGGCAATGATCCGCGAGAAGATCGATACTTCAGTATCCCAAAGCAA GCCAAGACATATGATCCCGAAGGGGAGTACGTTGCATACTGGTTAACAGAACTTCGGTCGCTCACAAAGGAAAGGAGAAATTTCCCAGGGGCCTCATACATCAGGCAGATAGTACCACTGAAGTTTGACGGTGAAAATCAAAAGGATCAGCAATTCAACCGGCAGAGAAGACCAAACAACACGTACAGAAGACAAGTAAAATAG